A window from Eubalaena glacialis isolate mEubGla1 chromosome 1, mEubGla1.1.hap2.+ XY, whole genome shotgun sequence encodes these proteins:
- the DTYMK gene encoding thymidylate kinase isoform X2, with protein MLGVVAMAGRRGALIVLEGVDRAGKSTQSRKLVEALCAAGHCAELLRFPERSTEIGKLLSSYLEKKSEVEDHSVHLLFSANRWEHVPLIKEKLSQGVTLVVDRYAFSGVAFTSAKENFSLDWCKQPDVGLPKPDLVVFLQLQLPEAAARAEFGRERYESSPFQQRALQRFQQLLGDSSLPWKTVDASRSIEDVHREICVLSEGAIRAAAHRPLGQLWT; from the exons ATGCTGGGGGTGGTGGCGATGGCGGGCAGGCGCGGCGCTCTCATCGTGCTGGAGGGTGTGGACCGCGCGGGGAAGAGCACGCAGAGCCGCAAGCTGGTAGAGGCGCTGTGCGCCGCGGGCCACTGCGCCGAGCTGCTGCGCTTCCCGG AAAGATCAACTGAAATTGGCAAGCTTCTGAGCTCCTACTTGGAAAAGAAAAGCGAGGTGGAGGACCACTCGGTGCACCTGCTTTTCTCCGCGAACCGCTGGGAACACGT GCCGCTAATTAAGGAGAAGCTGAGCCAGGGCGTCACCCTGGTCGTGGACAGGTACGCCTTTTCTGGGGTCGCCTTCACCAGCGCCAAGGAG AATTTCTCGCTGGACTGGTGCAAGCAGCCGGACGTGGGCCTCCCCAAGCCGGACCTGGTCGTGTTCCTGCAGCTGCAGCTGCCAGAGGCCGCCGCGAGGGCCGAGTTCGGCCGTGAACGCTATGAGAGCAGCCCTTTCCAGCAGCGGGCCCTGCAGCGCTTCCAGCAGCTCCTGGGAGACTCCAGTCTGCCCTGGAAG ACAGTCGACGCCTCCAGGAGCATCGAGGACGTCCACCGGGAAATCTGCGTGCTGTCTGAGGGTGCCATCCGGGCCGCTGCACACAGGCCGCTGGGGCAGCTGTGGACATAG
- the DTYMK gene encoding thymidylate kinase isoform X1: MLGVVAMAGRRGALIVLEGVDRAGKSTQSRKLVEALCAAGHCAELLRFPERSTEIGKLLSSYLEKKSEVEDHSVHLLFSANRWEHVPLIKEKLSQGVTLVVDRYAFSGVAFTSAKENFSLDWCKQPDVGLPKPDLVVFLQLQLPEAAARAEFGRERYESSPFQQRALQRFQQLLGDSSLPWKSTPPGASRTSTGKSACCLRVPSGPLHTGRWGSCGHRGTGPPSAIRKAGATCAQ, from the exons ATGCTGGGGGTGGTGGCGATGGCGGGCAGGCGCGGCGCTCTCATCGTGCTGGAGGGTGTGGACCGCGCGGGGAAGAGCACGCAGAGCCGCAAGCTGGTAGAGGCGCTGTGCGCCGCGGGCCACTGCGCCGAGCTGCTGCGCTTCCCGG AAAGATCAACTGAAATTGGCAAGCTTCTGAGCTCCTACTTGGAAAAGAAAAGCGAGGTGGAGGACCACTCGGTGCACCTGCTTTTCTCCGCGAACCGCTGGGAACACGT GCCGCTAATTAAGGAGAAGCTGAGCCAGGGCGTCACCCTGGTCGTGGACAGGTACGCCTTTTCTGGGGTCGCCTTCACCAGCGCCAAGGAG AATTTCTCGCTGGACTGGTGCAAGCAGCCGGACGTGGGCCTCCCCAAGCCGGACCTGGTCGTGTTCCTGCAGCTGCAGCTGCCAGAGGCCGCCGCGAGGGCCGAGTTCGGCCGTGAACGCTATGAGAGCAGCCCTTTCCAGCAGCGGGCCCTGCAGCGCTTCCAGCAGCTCCTGGGAGACTCCAGTCTGCCCTGGAAG TCGACGCCTCCAGGAGCATCGAGGACGTCCACCGGGAAATCTGCGTGCTGTCTGAGGGTGCCATCCGGGCCGCTGCACACAGGCCGCTGGGGCAGCTGTGGACATAGAGGGACAGGACCCCCGTCTGCCATCCGCAAGGCAGGAGCCACGTGTGCACAGTGA
- the DTYMK gene encoding thymidylate kinase isoform X3, whose translation MLGVVAMAGRRGALIVLEGVDRAGKSTQSRKLVEALCAAGHCAELLRFPERSTEIGKLLSSYLEKKSEVEDHSVHLLFSANRWEHVPLIKEKLSQGVTLVVDRYAFSGVAFTSAKENFSLDWCKQPDVGLPKPDLVVFLQLQLPEAAARAEFGRERYESSPFQQRALQRFQQLLGDSSLPWKGTQVRALVWEDPTCRGANGPVSHNY comes from the exons ATGCTGGGGGTGGTGGCGATGGCGGGCAGGCGCGGCGCTCTCATCGTGCTGGAGGGTGTGGACCGCGCGGGGAAGAGCACGCAGAGCCGCAAGCTGGTAGAGGCGCTGTGCGCCGCGGGCCACTGCGCCGAGCTGCTGCGCTTCCCGG AAAGATCAACTGAAATTGGCAAGCTTCTGAGCTCCTACTTGGAAAAGAAAAGCGAGGTGGAGGACCACTCGGTGCACCTGCTTTTCTCCGCGAACCGCTGGGAACACGT GCCGCTAATTAAGGAGAAGCTGAGCCAGGGCGTCACCCTGGTCGTGGACAGGTACGCCTTTTCTGGGGTCGCCTTCACCAGCGCCAAGGAG AATTTCTCGCTGGACTGGTGCAAGCAGCCGGACGTGGGCCTCCCCAAGCCGGACCTGGTCGTGTTCCTGCAGCTGCAGCTGCCAGAGGCCGCCGCGAGGGCCGAGTTCGGCCGTGAACGCTATGAGAGCAGCCCTTTCCAGCAGCGGGCCCTGCAGCGCTTCCAGCAGCTCCTGGGAGACTCCAGTCTGCCCTGGAAG gggacacaggttcgagccctggtctgggaagatcccacatgccgtggagcaaatgggcccgtgagccacaattactga